One stretch of Punica granatum isolate Tunisia-2019 chromosome 5, ASM765513v2, whole genome shotgun sequence DNA includes these proteins:
- the LOC116208395 gene encoding leucine carboxyl methyltransferase 1 homolog: protein MSNTVSDSRSNRAAVQATNDDASASKLSCVKKGYMKDDYIHLFVRRPVRRSPIINRGYFARWAALRKLLYQFLDSETEEKIPLKKQILSLGAGFDTMYFQLKDEGRAPHLYVELDFKEVTSKKAAIIETSSQLREKLGTMASISREKGEVTSDDYRLLPVDLRDIKGLDDIIAFADMDPSLPTFIIAECVLIYLEPDSSHSIIGWASKKFSTAVFFLYEQIHPDDAFGLQMIRNLESRGCALLGIYATPTLLAKEKLFLDQGWQRATAWDMLKVYSSFIEAQERRRIERLEIFDEFEEWHMMQEHYCVAYAIVDAMGLFKDFGFPADQHISSSSQQAASP, encoded by the exons aTGTCGAACACAGTGTCCGATTCGCGGAGCAACAGAGCGGCGGTTCAGGCGACCAACGACGACGCCTCGGCCAGCAAGCT GTCCTGCGTCAAAAAGGGCTACATGAAGGATGATTACATTCATTTATTTGTGAGAAGACCTGTAAGAAGATCCCCAATAATAAATCGAG GTTACTTCGCACGCTGGGCAGCTCTAAGAAAGCTTTTATATCAGTTTCTTGATTCTGAAACTGAAGAAAAGATTCCCTTGAAGAAGCAGATATTGTCACTTGGAGCTGGCTTTGATACAATGTACTTTCAGTTAAAG GATGAGGGCAGAGCCCCACATTTATACGTGGAATTGGATTTTAAGGAG GTAACAAGTAAGAAGGCTGCCATTATTGAGACCTCCAGCCAGTTAAGGGAGAAACTTGGAACAATGGCATCTATATCACGAG AGAAAGGAGAAGTGACAAGTGATGATTACAGGCTGCTCCCTGTTGATCTGCGGGACATAAAAGGGTTGGATGATATTATAGCATTTGCTGATATGGACCCCAG CTTGCCAACATTTATAATTGCAGAATGTGTCTTGATATACTTGGAACCAGATTCAAGCCATTCAATCATTGGTTGGGCCTCAAAAAAATTCTCAACAGCAGTATTTTTCCTATATGAGCAG ATCCATCCAGATGATgcttttgggttgcaaatGATTAGAAACTTGGAG AGTAGAGGCTGTGCTCTCCTTGGTATATATGCTACACCAACTTTATTAGCAAAGGAAAAACTCTTTCTTGATCAGGGATGGCAG CGGGCCACTGCGTGGGACATGCTGAAAGTCTACAGCAGTTTCATTGAAGCCCAAGAAAGGCGCAG GATTGAAAGGCTTGAAATATTTGATGAATTTGAAGAGTGGCACATGATGCAG GAGCACTATTGTGTGGCTTATGCAATCGTTGATGCGATG GGGCTGTTCAAGGACTTCGGTTTCCCAGCAGATCAGCATATTAGCTCAAGCTCTCAGCAAGCAGCATCTCCGTGA
- the LOC116209572 gene encoding origin of replication complex subunit 5-like, with protein sequence MAKEESPRVSRRSTRSATSTPTSNKITEGGTEEAVDLCSPSVSDLVYGDPISLDVLLSTFPGRKNQILDLIQLLGPLNSPTLPFFVYGGPSTGKTSVILQLFRHLNRPFVYSSFRTCYSLRILFESILNQLILHHRNAANGYSSAKRCDKPSDFVILLREALTGVIKSLKESVGKSKFSKSERPINGYMTYLIFDNLEVVREWGKASSLLPFLFNLYDILKIPEVGVIFISSTSPDMFYSNMSCVEPIPIYFPSYAENDLRQILLRNQANQKLYSSFLDVVLRPFCRITRRLDELCPIFATLYMQYCKPLSDPGAVPNEDMKRRLYSNLQPEISSALNEIFRVQSRSSPEAETSRKPEQIGGKRKLASSEKLNELDFHMCTSAKYLLISSFLASRNPATLDASLFDSTGGSDSRKRRRKSSDKVKAQQETAEEELLTKGPGSFPLERLLAIYQCLTSVAEGSPDEEAGPDDWIGIGGENNMLSSDVLLQISSLCNANILVKGGSCPLEGSTRYRCMVSEDLALKVARTLRFPLAKYIYRR encoded by the exons ATGGCTAAAGAGGAATCTCCACGGGTATCCAGAAGATCCACCCGGTCTGCTACTTCCACACCTACTTCAAACAAGATAACTGAGGGTGGGACGGAAGAAGCGgttgatttatgctctccatCAGTCAGTGACTTGGTATATGGAGATCCAATTAGCTTAGATGTCCTCTTGTCTACTTTTCCCGGTAGGAAAAATCAGATTCTTGACCTCATTCAGCTGTTAGGTCCTTTGAATTCTCCGACACTCCCATTCTTTGTTTATGGAGGTCCTTCCACTGGCAAAACGAGTGTCATTCTCCAGTTATTCAGGCACCTCAACCGTCCTTTTGTCTACTCGAGCTTCAGAACATGCTACAGCCTAAGAATCCTCTTTGAATCCATTCTGAACCAGCTGATACTGCACCACCGGAATGCTGCTAATGGGTATTCGAGTGCAAAACGATGTGACAAGCCGTCCGACTTTGTTATTTTGCTTCGCGAAGCCTTGACCGGGGTGATAAAAAGCCTCAAGGAGAGTGTGGGAAAGTCTAAATTTTCCAAGTCAGAGCGACCGATTAATGGTTATATGACTTACTTGATTTTTGACAACCTTGAAGTTGTTAGGGAGTGGGGTAAAGCCTCTAGCTTGTTACCTTTCTTATTTAATCTCTATGATATTCTTAAAATTCCCGAGGTTGGTGTGATCTTCATTAGCAGTACTTCACCAGATATGTTTTACTCAAACATGAGTTGTGTAGAACCAATtcctatttattttccttcttaCGCGGAAAATGATCTTCGTCAAATTCTGCTGAGAAACCAGGCAAATCAGAAGCTGTATTCCTCATTTCTTGA TGTTGTATTGAGGCCCTTCTGCAGAATCACTAGAAGGTTGGATGAATTATGTCCCATTTTTGCAACTTTGTACATGCAATACTGCAAGCCTTTAAGTGATCCTGGGGCTGTCCCTAATGAAGACATGAAAAGAAGGTTATACAGTAATCTTCAGCCAGAGATTTCTTCGGCTCTGAATGAGATATTTAGAGTTCAATCTCGTTCTTCCCCTGAAGCTGAAACTAGTAGGAAGCCTGAGCAGATAGGCGGCAAGAGAAAATTGGCAAGTTCTGAAAAGTTGAATGAATTGGATTTTCACATGTGCACTTCTGCAAAGTATCTACTTATCTCCTCATTTCTTGCTTCGAGAAATCCAGCAACTCTTGATGCATCGCTTTTTGACTCTACTGGTGGGTCAGATAGCCGAAAACGTCGGAGGAA GTCATCTGATAAAGTGAAGGCACAGCAAGAAACTGCAGAAGAAGAATTGCTAACCAAAGGGCCTGGGAGTTTCCCATTAGAGAGGCTATTGGCAATATATCAATGCCTTACATCGGTGGCAGAAGGTTCACCAGATGAAGAGGCGGGACCAGATGATTGGATAGGCATTGGCGGCGAGAATAACATGCTCAGTTCGGACGTTCTCCTGCAAATATCGAGCCTTTGCAATGCCAATATTTTAGTTAAAGGAGGAAGCTGCCCCCTTGAGGGTTCCACACGGTACAGATGTATGGTTTCTGAAGATCTAGCCCTTAAG GTGGCGCGAACCTTGAGATTCCCGCTAGCAAAATACATCTATAGGAGATGA